The following proteins are encoded in a genomic region of Musa acuminata AAA Group cultivar baxijiao chromosome BXJ2-11, Cavendish_Baxijiao_AAA, whole genome shotgun sequence:
- the LOC135627542 gene encoding rapid alkalinization factor-like encodes MARPTKAFPLLTVTLIFLLFITVAGGERGKGVEGQLPLGWNPSLSGCRGTIAECLAGCEFDLGSEASRRVLATSIYISYNALRRDSVPCSSRGASYYNCRPGAEVNPYVRSCSAITRCRS; translated from the coding sequence ATGGCGAGACCAACGAAGGCATTCCCTTTGCTCACCGTTAcgctcatcttcctcctcttcatcACCGTTGCCGGAGGGGAGAGGGGAAAAGGAGTGGAGGGTCAGCTGCCCCTGGGCTGGAACCCTTCCCTCTCCGGCTGCCGCGGAACCATCGCGGAGTGCCTCGCCGGCTGTGAGTTCGACCTTGGGTCCGAGGCGAGCCGCCGCGTCCTCGCCACCTCCATATACATCAGCTACAACGCCCTTCGCCGGGACAGCGTCCCCTGCTCGAGCCGCGGCGCCTCCTACTACAACTGCCGCCCCGGCGCCGAGGTGAACCCCTACGTCCGCAGCTGCTCCGCCATCACACGGTGTCGGAGCTGA